A portion of the Flavobacterium magnum genome contains these proteins:
- a CDS encoding SusC/RagA family TonB-linked outer membrane protein, whose protein sequence is MKSTYALMYLLLFSVFGFSQSVDIGGTVKDEKSGLPMPGVTVGIKNASQSVQTDFDGNFKLSGVPSGSVVVFTYIGYTNYEMKINETNNSISITLKEDNKLLDEVVVIGYGTQRKREVTGAVAVVKKDIIEKIKPIKVDQALQGTVAGVIVSGNTGAPNSGFDIKIRGVGSNGDNGPLVVIDGYVGSMSDLNPGDVESLTILKDSQAAIYGVGGANGVILITTKKGIKNSKPKISYSGYTGFQETTRKLPLLNATEYALLLNESYANGGQPLPYPNVSGLGKGTDWQEEMFRKGAPIISHEFNLSGGSEKVAYSVSASDLTQEGIIGQWDKSRFKRNSARMTLGFDVSDKFKINTNITYTYFNSRGFNDNGLGSVLFNAVSVPATLAPYDANGEYTLVPNTPGLGIEIINPLAQLANTYNDGAYKKINGTFGFDYEAFTGFTLTGRIGFNTGHGSSRSFAKMLNYGGKVFDVNRSRVDQSTTTDDSYTFDLFGTYKRTFADAHNFTLTAGTTINKSWGTGLFASAYDVPNNDWDFADILLATGFNGRDVGSYNYDERQLSYFGRLQYDYKGTYLVSFMGRRDASTKFGPANTVAYFPSMTAGWVVSNEQFYGDDRFVSFMKLRGSYGSLGNDKIGNNRYASLLTGEATYVFDGTLVNGTAIGTLANPNVLWEKAKKMDIGLDLNFWKNRFNIVTDYYNETRKDLLIDGLPVSGTVGTGAPGSGSPTVNAGTTRNTGFEFAIGYQEKISDNFKIEANYNFTTINNNVTDVKGENNFLQAGNFGVGQPPISRMEEGHSIGYFYGYQTDGIFQNVDEVNAHPSQAALGAEAQPGDIRFKDLNGDGVITALDKTDLGSPIPDLIMGFNLSMAYKGFDFSVFTYASIGNDIVRNYERTLSDVNRLDYVLNRWTGKGTSNTVPRVTTAATSNNVFSDYFIEDGSYLRIQSMQLGYTVNPDFTNKAGISKLKLYVAANNLYTFTKYKGYDPGAVGAQPIGGGIDNGTYPSVRTYMLGVNINF, encoded by the coding sequence ATGAAGTCAACTTATGCATTAATGTATTTGCTGTTGTTCTCGGTCTTCGGCTTTTCACAGAGCGTCGATATCGGGGGAACGGTAAAAGATGAAAAATCCGGCCTGCCCATGCCTGGAGTCACCGTGGGGATTAAAAACGCGTCACAATCTGTACAAACCGATTTTGACGGTAATTTCAAGCTGTCCGGAGTTCCATCCGGAAGCGTAGTGGTATTTACGTATATCGGATATACCAACTATGAAATGAAAATCAACGAAACCAATAACAGTATTTCAATCACCCTCAAAGAAGACAATAAATTACTTGATGAGGTGGTTGTGATTGGCTACGGTACGCAGCGTAAACGGGAGGTTACCGGCGCGGTAGCAGTGGTGAAGAAAGATATAATCGAAAAGATAAAGCCTATAAAAGTCGACCAGGCGCTACAGGGTACCGTGGCGGGCGTCATTGTATCGGGCAATACGGGTGCGCCAAATTCCGGATTCGACATTAAAATCCGCGGTGTCGGATCAAACGGGGACAACGGCCCATTAGTCGTCATAGACGGTTATGTAGGCTCAATGAGCGACCTGAACCCTGGCGACGTGGAATCGCTGACCATTCTTAAGGATTCACAGGCGGCCATCTACGGTGTGGGCGGCGCCAACGGGGTTATCCTGATTACCACAAAAAAAGGTATAAAGAACAGCAAGCCGAAAATCAGCTATTCCGGATACACCGGATTTCAGGAAACCACGCGCAAACTGCCGCTTCTTAATGCCACTGAATACGCTTTACTGCTCAACGAAAGTTATGCCAATGGAGGACAGCCACTTCCTTATCCAAACGTTTCAGGCCTGGGCAAAGGGACAGACTGGCAGGAAGAGATGTTTCGTAAAGGCGCACCAATTATAAGCCATGAATTCAACTTAAGCGGCGGATCGGAAAAGGTCGCTTACAGCGTCAGCGCATCCGATCTGACACAGGAAGGCATCATCGGGCAATGGGACAAGTCAAGGTTTAAAAGGAACTCGGCCAGGATGACCCTGGGTTTTGACGTTTCCGACAAATTTAAGATCAACACAAACATCACCTATACTTACTTCAACTCAAGGGGTTTCAATGACAACGGATTAGGGTCAGTACTGTTCAACGCCGTAAGCGTTCCGGCCACGCTGGCGCCATACGACGCGAACGGGGAATATACCCTGGTGCCAAATACACCGGGGCTCGGAATCGAAATCATCAATCCTTTGGCACAATTGGCAAATACCTACAACGATGGGGCCTACAAAAAGATAAATGGTACCTTCGGATTTGACTACGAGGCTTTCACCGGATTCACCCTCACAGGCCGTATCGGTTTTAATACGGGTCATGGGAGTTCAAGGAGCTTCGCAAAAATGCTGAATTACGGCGGCAAAGTGTTTGACGTCAACCGAAGCCGTGTCGATCAAAGTACCACTACAGATGACAGTTATACATTTGACCTCTTTGGAACCTACAAACGTACGTTTGCAGATGCCCACAATTTCACACTGACTGCGGGAACGACCATCAACAAGTCCTGGGGCACCGGACTCTTCGCTTCTGCTTACGATGTGCCTAACAATGATTGGGATTTCGCTGACATTTTACTTGCGACAGGCTTCAATGGACGCGATGTAGGATCTTATAATTACGATGAAAGACAGTTGTCTTATTTCGGAAGACTTCAATATGACTACAAGGGAACATACCTGGTTTCGTTTATGGGACGGCGCGACGCCTCTACCAAATTTGGTCCCGCCAATACGGTAGCCTATTTTCCTTCGATGACGGCCGGATGGGTAGTTTCAAATGAGCAATTTTACGGGGATGATCGTTTTGTGAGTTTTATGAAACTCCGCGGGAGCTATGGCAGCCTTGGTAATGATAAAATCGGAAACAACCGCTATGCCTCACTTTTGACGGGTGAAGCTACTTATGTATTTGACGGCACGCTGGTTAACGGAACGGCCATTGGCACACTGGCAAATCCTAATGTCCTTTGGGAAAAGGCCAAAAAAATGGACATCGGGCTTGACCTGAATTTCTGGAAAAACCGTTTCAACATCGTTACCGATTATTATAACGAAACCCGTAAAGATCTTTTGATTGACGGGCTGCCGGTATCCGGTACAGTAGGAACAGGCGCACCGGGTAGCGGCTCGCCAACTGTTAACGCGGGAACGACAAGAAATACGGGGTTTGAATTCGCTATAGGATATCAGGAAAAGATTTCGGACAACTTTAAAATCGAGGCGAATTACAACTTTACAACCATAAACAACAATGTAACCGATGTAAAGGGCGAAAACAACTTCCTTCAGGCGGGTAATTTCGGTGTAGGTCAACCGCCGATTTCAAGAATGGAAGAAGGCCATTCAATTGGTTATTTTTATGGATACCAAACAGACGGCATTTTCCAAAATGTAGATGAGGTAAACGCACACCCTTCTCAGGCCGCCTTAGGCGCGGAAGCGCAACCCGGAGATATCAGGTTTAAGGATCTTAACGGCGATGGGGTCATTACTGCGTTGGACAAGACCGATCTGGGAAGCCCGATCCCTGACCTGATCATGGGCTTTAATCTCAGTATGGCGTACAAAGGTTTCGATTTCTCGGTGTTTACCTATGCGTCTATCGGAAATGACATCGTAAGAAACTACGAGCGTACGCTGAGCGATGTAAACAGGCTTGACTACGTGCTCAATCGCTGGACCGGGAAGGGCACCAGCAACACTGTGCCACGTGTAACCACAGCAGCAACAAGCAACAATGTATTTTCTGATTATTTTATAGAAGACGGCTCTTACCTTAGGATCCAGAGCATGCAGCTGGGCTACACGGTTAACCCAGATTTCACGAATAAGGCCGGGATCAGCAAGCTGAAATTGTATGTTGCAGCCAACAATCTTTATACTTTTACCAAATATAAAGGCTACGATCCGGGTGCCGTTGGCGCACAGCCAATAGGAGGCGGAATCGATAACGGGACATACCCATCAGTGAGGACCTACATGCTAGGCGTAAACATCAACTTTTAA
- a CDS encoding RagB/SusD family nutrient uptake outer membrane protein has translation MKKYSITMALVLFTLLSCSDDFTKRTQPYSIDSENYFNSEDDYNKALIAAYDLLQSTYLNAMLGEIASDNTASGGESATDVIGFQQIDDMTHTPVNANLKNLWDWMFAGVNRCNYIIEFKDKTDFPNKNQVLGETYFLRAYYNFELVKWFGPIPLKDARFTTTDINSIKRSEVKDVYASIESDLLFAIDNLNPVPAQQGRATKGAAQALLGKAYLYQDKFADAANVLEALIGTGTYSLVSDYASIFENSGENGPESVFEVQYTDLEGAGFGCLQCSEGNVAVGFSGIRNYTGPVFDSGFSFNVPRQEAVNAFEIGDNRKDVAILDIVAWAAANNATYGTGYKHTGFFNRKYLPRKGDANIGDQNLTNPNNYRAIRYADVLLMAAEAFNRSGLDDAKAQEYLNRVRRRAFGDTDHDITAVGPALTDLIWAERRTELMGEGHRFFDLVRTKRAASEIEGFTTDKNEIFPIPIEEIQFSNGNWQQNPGYN, from the coding sequence ATGAAAAAATATAGTATAACCATGGCACTGGTGTTGTTCACGCTCTTATCGTGCAGCGACGACTTCACAAAGCGGACCCAACCCTACTCCATCGACTCTGAGAACTACTTCAACTCTGAAGACGACTACAATAAAGCGCTTATCGCTGCTTATGACTTGCTACAATCCACATACCTCAATGCCATGCTTGGCGAAATCGCCTCTGACAATACAGCCTCTGGCGGTGAAAGCGCTACCGATGTGATCGGTTTCCAGCAGATTGATGACATGACGCATACACCCGTAAACGCGAACCTCAAAAACCTCTGGGATTGGATGTTTGCCGGCGTCAACCGTTGCAATTACATCATCGAATTTAAGGATAAGACAGATTTCCCAAATAAAAATCAGGTGTTGGGAGAAACCTATTTCCTGCGCGCTTATTACAATTTCGAACTGGTAAAATGGTTCGGGCCGATTCCGTTGAAAGATGCCAGGTTTACCACTACCGACATCAATTCAATAAAAAGGTCTGAAGTAAAGGATGTTTACGCTTCGATAGAATCGGACCTATTGTTTGCGATTGACAACCTGAATCCTGTACCCGCGCAGCAAGGGAGGGCTACGAAAGGTGCTGCACAGGCGCTTTTAGGGAAGGCTTACCTGTACCAGGATAAATTCGCCGACGCGGCCAATGTACTTGAGGCTTTAATCGGCACGGGTACGTACTCTTTGGTATCAGATTACGCTTCGATTTTCGAAAATTCCGGTGAAAACGGTCCTGAATCTGTTTTCGAAGTCCAATACACCGACCTCGAAGGCGCTGGTTTTGGCTGCCTTCAATGCAGCGAGGGTAACGTCGCCGTCGGATTCAGCGGCATACGCAATTACACCGGCCCCGTATTTGATTCAGGATTTAGCTTCAACGTGCCGAGGCAGGAAGCGGTAAATGCTTTCGAAATTGGCGACAACCGCAAAGACGTAGCCATCCTTGATATCGTAGCATGGGCTGCAGCCAATAACGCGACGTATGGGACGGGCTACAAGCACACCGGGTTTTTCAATCGTAAATATTTACCAAGAAAAGGCGATGCCAATATCGGGGACCAGAACCTGACCAATCCAAACAATTATCGCGCCATCCGTTATGCCGATGTGTTGCTGATGGCTGCTGAGGCGTTCAACCGCAGCGGACTCGACGATGCCAAGGCACAGGAATACCTGAACAGGGTAAGAAGGCGTGCTTTTGGGGATACGGACCACGACATTACCGCCGTAGGGCCGGCGCTCACTGACCTGATCTGGGCTGAAAGAAGGACCGAACTGATGGGTGAAGGACATCGTTTCTTTGACCTGGTGAGGACCAAAAGGGCAGCCTCGGAAATCGAAGGTTTTACAACGGATAAAAATGAAATATTCCCAATCCCGATTGAGGAAATCCAGTTCTCAAACGGAAACTGGCAACAAAACCCGGGTTACAATTAA